The Hahella sp. HNIBRBA332 genome window below encodes:
- a CDS encoding imm11 family protein, with product MTKKLLFPDLERSPAITGTDNCTCYGMIWETGKPLNPNNHDLSRLEFICERRHKGKLTDFAVSDAGCPIVSKTLKDFLDNLGVDNIDYYPATVLKKAGAEPNHDYFACNIKGMANCIDFEKSELEIEMEDEEVMFIHEVDTLVLNSKSYGTIYRLYYYERVIVLEDPLAAALASSGFTGMKIITPENWDGFAGEK from the coding sequence ATGACTAAAAAACTACTATTCCCTGACCTTGAACGCTCTCCAGCTATTACCGGCACGGATAATTGCACCTGTTATGGGATGATTTGGGAGACTGGCAAACCCCTCAATCCCAATAATCATGATCTTTCTCGCCTGGAATTTATCTGTGAAAGGCGACACAAGGGAAAACTCACGGACTTCGCCGTTTCCGACGCCGGATGCCCGATTGTGTCTAAAACATTGAAAGACTTTCTGGACAACCTGGGCGTGGACAATATCGATTACTACCCCGCCACAGTACTGAAAAAAGCCGGCGCTGAACCCAATCACGATTACTTCGCCTGCAATATCAAGGGAATGGCCAACTGTATCGACTTTGAGAAAAGCGAACTTGAAATCGAAATGGAAGATGAAGAAGTCATGTTCATTCACGAGGTCGACACCCTTGTACTGAACTCGAAGAGCTACGGGACCATTTACAGGCTTTACTATTACGAACGAGTGATTGTCCTGGAAGACCCGTTAGCCGCCGCACTGGCGTCCAGTGGGTTTACCGGAATGAAAATAATAACCCCTGAAAACTGGGACGGCTTTGCGGGGGAAAAGTGA
- a CDS encoding MarR family winged helix-turn-helix transcriptional regulator: protein MTEKRPPDAVDKILEQWNAERPDLDVTPMGAIGRLKRCAALMQRRLDATFNQFDMTGWEFDVLATLRRSGKPYCLAPTTLFSTLMITSGTMTHRLQRLEASGLIERTANKDDARSKLVQLTPKGLELIDRAVDAHVQNEHNILQPLNPEERQQLDECMRRLLRLLEGEG from the coding sequence AAACGCCCTCCCGACGCCGTAGACAAGATTCTGGAACAATGGAACGCCGAACGGCCCGACCTGGACGTCACCCCCATGGGCGCCATCGGGCGCCTGAAACGCTGCGCCGCCCTCATGCAACGTCGACTGGACGCTACCTTCAACCAGTTCGACATGACCGGCTGGGAATTCGACGTCCTCGCCACCCTGAGACGCTCAGGCAAACCCTACTGCCTGGCCCCCACAACCCTGTTCTCAACCCTCATGATCACCTCCGGCACCATGACCCACCGCCTGCAACGGCTGGAAGCCAGCGGCCTCATCGAACGCACCGCCAACAAAGACGACGCCCGCAGCAAACTCGTCCAACTCACCCCCAAAGGCCTCGAACTCATTGACCGCGCCGTCGACGCCCACGTACAAAACGAACACAACATCCTGCAACCCCTGAACCCAGAAGAACGCCAACAACTGGATGAGTGCATGAGGAGGCTACTAAGATTATTGGAGGGGGAAGGGTAG